From Triticum urartu cultivar G1812 unplaced genomic scaffold, Tu2.1 TuUngrouped_contig_6123, whole genome shotgun sequence:
CGAGGCGGGCACGGGGGCGGCGCGAGCCATCAGCAGCACTGCGCCGTGCTTTTGACCCGAGCCAGCTGCGTGCACCTCGCGGACACTGTTTTGTTCAAATTGCAGTCAGCTTCTTTCTTTCGCTTTCTTCTCGTTCTTCTTGTTGCTCTTTGATCTGAGCAAGTGATCTGTAGCTACCACTAGCACGTTGACATCAACTGGTTGGATGAATCTTCGAGCATGCTTGGCTGGTGCTCCGAAGAAATACGCATGCGAATCTGCAGACATTTCTTCTTGGATAATACTTCCAATAAAATACTAGTACAGGAATGCGTGTGCACATTCCAATAAGGCACTGAAACATATTCTTGGAGGCATCGTATCAGTATTTGAAATCCATTTGAAGAATCAAAAGTCACACAAAAAGTTGGAATGTTTCTCTGCAGTATCCTCTGAAACCCCGTGATTaccttttttttttcttctttcgAGAAATATACTTTTTTCTTCATTTTAACGGAAAGAGACATCAAAAGGGCCACAGCCCAGAAAGCCCGCCACATCTCCAAGGCCCAGGTTTTCGGGCCCAGGAACCCCAACGGCCCCGGTTCTAGAGCCTTCCTCTCTGCGACGCCGGAAATAAAAGACGCCCCCCTTCCCCTTCCCCTCCATTCCATTCCACCCCACCCCACCACCACCCCCACTCGCCTCCGCTCCTAGGGTTTCCCGCCGCGCACCACCCCCAAAACCCTCGCCCCCCCTCCCCGGCGATCGGACCAATGGCGGCATCGGCGGCGGCGAAGAAGCTCACGCTCAAGAGCTCCGACGGCGAGGACTTCGAGGTGGAGGTGGCGGTGGCGATGGCGTCGCAGACCATCAAGCACATGGTGGAGGACGGCTGCGCCGACAACATCATCCCGCTCCCCAACGTCAACGCCAAGGTCCTCTCCAAGGTCATCGAGTACTGCACGCAGCACGCCCCCAAGGCAGACGAcgccgccaccgccgactccGCCACCGCCGTCAAGCCCGACGAGGAGACGCTCAAGGCCTTCGACGCCGAATTCGTCAAGGTCGAGCAGGCGACTCTCTTCGACCTCATCCTGGTGAGCGACACTTCCGACCCCCCCTCCCCGTGTGCCGCTCCTTTTATGTACTCGTCGAGGGCTCGTGTTCCGGCTGTTTAGATGCGATTGCGTTGTGGTTTTGAGCGGCTGGTGCCTGGATTCGTGGTTCTAGGGTTTAGGGTTTTGTGTCGATGTCGGGTTACGAAATGGGAGGCATTGTGGGTTCTGTTCATCCGTTATGATTGGAGATTTGGAGTGGGTATTTTTTCCCTAGAAAAAAGGGGGATTATTGCCGTACTGTATACTTTTAGGTTTTCTTTGAAGGGTATTTGTCATATTTATGCAATCTATTGGATGGAACAACTGTTGTGTGGTGATTTGATGATATTAGTTGAGTGTCTGATGTGGCATGTTTTAGTTATGATGATACTTTTTCTGTGTTCAGTTCTGTGTTAAATAGTACCATTTATTTTCTTGCTGTTTAGATGTAGCACTGCAATTCTGGTATTATGTATCTTTAGCATGATCTGTTTCAGATAAGAAAGGATGCCTGATATGAATTTCTGTGCAAGTGAAGGCATGCTCTGTTGTTGCAGCCAGCTGTTTTCTGTTTCCTCATTTAGATTACTCAGTCTGTGAGGAAAAAAATGATTATCTGCATTGCATTGTTAAATGTTGTACTAGGAATCATAGTCACCTGACTTGCATTGCACTGTTAGGCACAGTAGGTTGGTAGGAAGCAATGCTTTGTGGTTGTCTGCAAGCCAGTAATAAGATATTAGTATGGTCCTAGTTGTAGCTTTGTGGCGGCCTTGTCGGGCATGGGCGGCGTTACTATTCAATGCTTGTTGCCTAATCTGACAAGAATGCTACTAGAATACTATTTAGTATCTGACCTCCATCAGGCTGTAAAGCATGTGATGTTTATTTGTTGCTTTGTGGTGTTCTTTCTTGGGGATTAGTACCTTTGCAAGTCTTGTACATGGACACACTCAGAATGCTACTGTGGTTGATTCATTGTTCTTTAGCTTTGTAGTATGTGTATCCCTTTGTTTTTTATACACTTCTGTATATAATATTAACTCCGTCCCAAATTAGTTGTCTAACCAATTTGGGAGGAGGGAGCATAATATATCCTCCTTTACTGCTCAATAGTTGGTAGGTTTGTTGTAAATAGTTGTTCTGGGTTATGCACCTTGCTGAATTTTAATTCGTGTGCACTGTATTTGTATCCAACTGTGTAAATTTGTAATATACTGTGTCAGTTGTGGTCTTGTCTCTAGACTCTAGTAGCACAACCTTAAGACATAATCCTTCTGTCCCCAAAATATATGGTGTTTAAATTCAGTCAAAAAGTCATTTCTTTCTAAGTTTGACCAAATATGTAGGAGAAAATATCAACTACAGTATTGAATAAATATATTATGAAA
This genomic window contains:
- the LOC125530174 gene encoding SKP1-like protein 1; this translates as MAASAAAKKLTLKSSDGEDFEVEVAVAMASQTIKHMVEDGCADNIIPLPNVNAKVLSKVIEYCTQHAPKADDAATADSATAVKPDEETLKAFDAEFVKVEQATLFDLILAANYLDIKGLLDLTCQTVADMIKGKTPEEIRKTFNITNDFTPEEEEEVRKENQWAFE